Proteins co-encoded in one Gleimia hominis genomic window:
- the murG gene encoding undecaprenyldiphospho-muramoylpentapeptide beta-N-acetylglucosaminyltransferase, with the protein MTRRRILMAGGGSAGHVNPLLAVSAKLAERGTDVLALGTKVGLEAELVPQAGFELLTIDKIPAPRRPGLAALQFLPKLRRTIARVEEYLREREVDAVMGFGGYVSAPAYLAARRQKIPTLIHEQNVRAGWANKLGARSADRVGLTFANTKLRARRGRTEVTGLPLRTQIERLAKLRQNPQSRTRVRENAAKKLHLDPNQPTLLITGGSLGAKHLNEVMVAAASAFDKRLQVLHLTGKGKSEGVEQAVRSCGFEGRWIVREYASNMADFFAASDLVVCRSGAGTVCELTALGIPAVYVPLPIGNGEQKLNAAAQVQAGGAYLFADSEFDESVVQNWVAPLLASPSRLESMAAASAQLGRVDAAGVLADMVSEVLHERAGAPHTPGATDTDPDAKEAR; encoded by the coding sequence ATGACACGTAGGCGCATTTTGATGGCTGGTGGAGGTTCAGCCGGCCACGTCAACCCCCTGCTTGCGGTCAGCGCGAAACTGGCTGAACGCGGCACCGACGTGCTGGCGCTTGGCACCAAAGTCGGATTAGAAGCTGAACTGGTGCCCCAAGCGGGCTTTGAACTGTTAACAATCGACAAGATCCCAGCGCCCCGCCGCCCGGGACTAGCTGCCCTCCAGTTCCTCCCCAAACTTCGCCGCACCATCGCGCGCGTAGAAGAATACTTGCGGGAGCGCGAAGTCGACGCGGTCATGGGGTTTGGCGGATACGTGTCCGCCCCAGCTTACCTTGCGGCCCGGCGTCAAAAAATCCCTACGCTCATTCACGAGCAGAACGTGCGCGCTGGGTGGGCGAACAAGCTGGGGGCACGTTCGGCAGACCGGGTGGGCCTCACGTTTGCAAACACGAAGCTGCGTGCGCGCCGCGGTCGCACGGAGGTAACCGGGCTACCGTTACGCACGCAGATTGAACGGTTAGCGAAACTGCGGCAAAATCCGCAGTCACGCACACGCGTGCGTGAGAACGCGGCAAAGAAGCTTCATTTGGATCCGAACCAGCCGACCCTGTTGATAACGGGCGGGTCGCTAGGGGCGAAACATTTGAATGAGGTGATGGTCGCTGCTGCGAGCGCGTTCGACAAGCGGCTGCAGGTGCTGCACTTGACTGGGAAAGGTAAATCCGAAGGTGTCGAGCAAGCGGTTCGCTCATGCGGATTTGAAGGCCGCTGGATTGTGCGCGAATACGCGTCGAACATGGCGGACTTCTTCGCGGCCAGTGACCTGGTGGTGTGCCGCTCTGGTGCCGGCACTGTGTGCGAGTTAACGGCGCTTGGAATCCCCGCGGTTTACGTGCCTTTACCGATTGGCAATGGGGAACAGAAACTCAACGCGGCCGCGCAGGTACAAGCCGGAGGCGCGTACTTGTTTGCCGATAGTGAGTTCGACGAGTCGGTGGTGCAAAACTGGGTGGCGCCGCTGCTGGCAAGCCCGTCGCGGTTAGAGTCGATGGCTGCTGCGAGCGCGCAACTGGGCCGCGTGGACGCAGCGGGCGTGCTGGCAGATATGGTCAGTGAAGTACTGCACGAACGCGCAGGAGCACCGCACACTCCGGGAGCGACGGATACAGATCCCGATGCGAAAGAGGCGAGGTAG
- a CDS encoding FtsW/RodA/SpoVE family cell cycle protein: protein MSKPALLKRLNLRMPKLRFKPATEPPAPPSNVTTYYMIYGSVLCLMFVGFIMVFSASAVSSIAEGLNPYLAYMRNCLIMVLGLVLFHLVARVPARIWNSFALLIFFATLGLQLLVLTPLGRGEGGNRNWLKIPGLPMVQPAEILKLGLILLLAHVLVQSRLKHDNLWHMVPNFFLPCALAIGAIMGGHDLGTALIFVAIILCIMLLVDFPRRWYWYLAGGGLFLVGFFVMQKSSRLARILSVIPGFKQPPSTHAPEQLDHAIWALGAGGLTGVGPGASREKWNYLAAAHTDFIYAILGEELGLIGTVAVLACFGVLAVGMYRVIIHHSDPFARYVTAGVNGWIASHALVNMGAVVGLTPIIGVPLPLISTGGSAFVFTSIALGIVLGFARQEAGISKTMGVRHWVSKPIKRQRQPRGAKLKERAGQ from the coding sequence GTGAGCAAACCAGCGTTGCTCAAGCGGTTAAACCTGCGCATGCCGAAACTGAGGTTCAAACCAGCTACGGAACCTCCCGCACCTCCCTCAAACGTCACCACTTACTACATGATCTACGGGTCCGTCCTGTGCCTCATGTTCGTCGGGTTCATCATGGTGTTCTCCGCCTCCGCAGTGTCTTCCATTGCAGAAGGTCTGAACCCTTACCTCGCGTACATGCGTAACTGCCTGATCATGGTGCTCGGCCTCGTGCTGTTCCACCTGGTGGCGCGCGTCCCCGCGCGGATTTGGAACTCGTTCGCACTCCTCATATTTTTCGCCACCCTGGGGCTGCAACTACTGGTCCTCACCCCACTTGGACGCGGCGAAGGGGGCAACCGGAACTGGTTGAAAATCCCGGGCCTACCCATGGTGCAACCAGCGGAGATTCTAAAGCTTGGGCTAATTCTTCTGCTCGCCCACGTGCTCGTGCAATCTCGCCTCAAACACGACAACCTGTGGCACATGGTGCCCAACTTCTTCCTCCCGTGCGCACTCGCGATCGGAGCCATCATGGGTGGCCACGACCTCGGTACCGCCCTGATTTTTGTGGCAATCATCCTGTGCATCATGCTTCTGGTGGACTTCCCGCGCCGGTGGTACTGGTACCTGGCCGGTGGGGGGCTGTTCTTGGTCGGTTTTTTTGTGATGCAAAAAAGCTCACGCCTGGCACGCATCCTGTCGGTAATCCCCGGTTTTAAGCAGCCCCCATCCACGCACGCGCCCGAACAGTTAGACCACGCGATCTGGGCACTTGGAGCCGGCGGATTAACCGGAGTGGGGCCGGGTGCCTCAAGGGAAAAATGGAACTACTTAGCGGCCGCGCACACAGACTTTATTTACGCAATTCTAGGTGAGGAACTGGGGTTAATCGGCACGGTCGCGGTACTGGCATGTTTCGGTGTGCTCGCTGTAGGAATGTACCGCGTAATCATCCATCACTCCGACCCGTTTGCCCGGTACGTAACCGCGGGGGTGAACGGGTGGATCGCTTCCCACGCGCTCGTAAACATGGGGGCGGTGGTGGGGCTAACGCCAATTATTGGGGTGCCCCTACCGCTCATATCCACCGGAGGATCAGCGTTCGTATTCACTTCAATCGCACTGGGCATAGTCTTGGGGTTCGCGCGGCAAGAGGCGGGAATATCCAAGACAATGGGAGTGCGGCACTGGGTGAGCAAACCTATTAAGCGGCAGCGGCAACCGCGCGGCGCCAAGTTGAAAGAAAGGGCGGGACAATGA
- the murD gene encoding UDP-N-acetylmuramoyl-L-alanine--D-glutamate ligase, whose translation MIPFNKPIAVVGLGKSGCAAARVLTDLGAQVVGFDRREVDVDFEAVFGTDEQQASAVAGYDFDIAVLSPGVNPRSPIWRALKNSGCEIWGEVELAWRVQQHLGKHIEWLTVTGTNGKTTTVSLLGSMLQAAGARCAVVGNVGTPIVEAVAHADLEVVAVELSSFQLYTTQTVQPLASVCLNVDADHLDWHGSLEAYREAKARVYLNTRRACVYDATDPMILKMVQEADVVEGARAIGYTVGIPSISELGLVEGQFVDRAFIENREHEAQAVAKLDDMVGYAGQHPSIALVKDTLAAMALARAWGASPDAIAQGMHRFALANHRRKILGQVEQVTWIDDSKATNAHAALASMVGFPNEHVVWIVGGDTKGQDLRPLVSQVKPLLRGVIVIGADPKPVLNALEDAAPQVPKVVVDGHEDWMFSVVNEAVAMSRPEDTVILAPACASWDQFNSYSERGDAFQDAVERLAHQRGVRL comes from the coding sequence ATGATTCCGTTCAATAAGCCGATTGCCGTGGTTGGTCTCGGTAAGTCCGGTTGCGCTGCCGCCCGCGTGCTGACGGATTTGGGGGCACAGGTAGTGGGTTTTGACCGCCGGGAAGTAGATGTTGATTTTGAGGCGGTGTTCGGCACGGATGAGCAGCAGGCTAGCGCCGTAGCTGGTTACGATTTCGATATTGCAGTGCTTTCGCCGGGCGTGAATCCGCGTTCCCCGATTTGGCGGGCCCTGAAAAACAGTGGGTGTGAGATTTGGGGTGAGGTAGAGCTTGCCTGGCGGGTTCAGCAGCATTTGGGTAAGCACATTGAGTGGCTGACGGTAACGGGTACGAATGGGAAGACCACTACAGTTTCCCTGCTCGGCTCGATGCTGCAGGCCGCGGGGGCGCGCTGCGCCGTGGTTGGGAATGTGGGCACCCCGATTGTGGAGGCGGTTGCACACGCGGACCTTGAGGTTGTGGCTGTGGAACTGTCCAGTTTTCAGCTGTACACCACGCAGACCGTGCAGCCGCTTGCGAGCGTGTGTTTGAACGTGGATGCGGACCACTTGGATTGGCACGGTTCGTTGGAGGCGTATCGGGAGGCCAAGGCGCGGGTGTATCTGAACACGCGCCGCGCCTGCGTGTACGATGCGACGGACCCGATGATCCTCAAAATGGTGCAGGAAGCGGACGTGGTCGAAGGGGCGCGTGCGATTGGCTACACCGTGGGGATCCCAAGCATTTCGGAACTGGGCCTGGTGGAAGGGCAGTTCGTGGACCGCGCGTTCATAGAAAACCGGGAGCATGAAGCCCAAGCGGTAGCCAAGCTGGATGACATGGTGGGGTACGCGGGGCAGCACCCGTCGATCGCTTTAGTTAAAGACACGTTAGCTGCCATGGCTCTTGCCCGCGCGTGGGGTGCGAGCCCGGACGCCATCGCTCAGGGCATGCACCGGTTTGCGCTTGCTAACCACCGCAGGAAGATACTCGGCCAAGTGGAGCAGGTGACGTGGATCGACGATTCCAAAGCCACGAACGCCCACGCTGCCCTCGCGTCTATGGTGGGATTTCCAAACGAGCACGTGGTGTGGATCGTCGGTGGGGACACTAAAGGGCAAGACCTGCGCCCCCTGGTGTCCCAAGTTAAACCGCTTTTGCGGGGCGTGATTGTGATTGGCGCCGACCCTAAACCGGTTTTGAACGCGCTTGAGGACGCCGCCCCGCAAGTCCCCAAAGTGGTGGTCGATGGGCATGAAGACTGGATGTTCTCGGTAGTTAATGAAGCCGTCGCCATGTCCCGGCCCGAAGACACGGTGATTCTTGCGCCCGCATGCGCTTCGTGGGATCAGTTCAACTCGTACAGCGAACGCGGTGACGCATTCCAAGACGCAGTGGAGCGGCTAGCCCACCAGCGGGGTGTGCGGCTGTGA
- the mraY gene encoding phospho-N-acetylmuramoyl-pentapeptide-transferase: MVAVVASCALSLAVTLLGTKAFIRLLVSRNFGQFIRQDGPTAHYTKRGTPTMGGVVIIIAALVGWLGGHAAIGEIPDLSSCLLMFLFVGTGVVGFLDDYIKISKQRSLGLNPAAKILGQLAVGTIFAALALSFPDARGNTPASTKLSFMRDLPLDLAFAGAAIGIILFILWANFLVSAWSNAVNLTDGLDGLATGASMFAFGAYTIISLWQFLQSCSVQVTNIDVCYEVRDPLGLAIACAAIVGACFGFLWWNASPAQIFMGDTGSLALGGALAGISVLTHTEFLAVIIGGLFVTIVMSDVIQIGVFKMTRKRVFKMAPLHHHFELSGWKEITIVIRFWIIAGLCAVVGLALFYGEWVSQL; encoded by the coding sequence GTGGTAGCCGTTGTCGCGTCGTGCGCATTGTCGCTAGCTGTAACCCTGCTGGGGACAAAGGCATTCATCCGACTATTGGTTTCTAGGAACTTCGGGCAGTTCATCCGCCAAGACGGCCCCACGGCGCACTACACGAAACGCGGTACCCCCACGATGGGTGGGGTGGTGATCATCATCGCCGCTCTCGTGGGCTGGCTCGGTGGCCACGCCGCGATCGGGGAGATTCCCGACCTGTCTTCGTGCCTGCTGATGTTCCTATTCGTTGGTACCGGCGTGGTTGGTTTCTTAGACGATTACATTAAGATTTCAAAACAGCGGTCCTTGGGGTTGAACCCGGCCGCGAAGATCCTTGGCCAGTTAGCGGTCGGCACTATTTTCGCGGCCCTTGCCCTGTCTTTCCCGGATGCGCGTGGCAACACCCCGGCTTCCACCAAGTTGTCTTTTATGCGCGATCTACCGTTGGATCTGGCATTCGCAGGGGCCGCGATCGGCATCATATTGTTCATCCTGTGGGCTAACTTTCTGGTGTCCGCATGGTCGAACGCGGTGAACCTCACTGATGGTTTAGACGGGTTAGCAACCGGCGCTTCCATGTTCGCGTTCGGGGCTTATACGATTATTTCACTGTGGCAGTTCTTGCAGTCGTGCTCCGTGCAGGTTACGAATATTGACGTGTGCTATGAGGTGCGGGACCCGCTCGGGTTGGCGATCGCATGCGCCGCCATTGTGGGTGCTTGCTTTGGGTTCTTGTGGTGGAACGCCTCGCCCGCACAGATATTTATGGGAGACACCGGCTCGCTTGCCCTCGGGGGTGCGCTCGCGGGGATTTCAGTACTTACGCACACGGAGTTCCTGGCGGTGATTATCGGGGGGTTGTTCGTCACGATCGTAATGTCGGACGTCATCCAAATCGGGGTGTTCAAAATGACTCGCAAACGCGTGTTTAAGATGGCGCCGCTGCATCACCATTTTGAGCTTTCTGGGTGGAAAGAGATCACGATCGTGATTCGGTTTTGGATTATTGCTGGCCTGTGCGCCGTGGTTGGTTTAGCACTGTTTTATGGGGAGTGGGTGTCGCAACTATGA
- a CDS encoding UDP-N-acetylmuramoyl-tripeptide--D-alanyl-D-alanine ligase, whose product MTYTAQWIANAMAGRLEGEDVTITGSTVTDSREAQPGSLYIARVGEHTDGHNFIDAAREHGAVAAVVTRPQEQLALPQIVVEDATKALGMFARAHLKELREHGTISVVGITGSVGKTTTKDITSTILSTFGPTVAPKKSFNNEVGMPLTILKADETTRYLVLEMGASGRGHLRYLTQIAPPDVAVELAVGKAHLGGFGDVETLARAKAELVDGLKQGGTAVLNLDDKNVANMAELTSGPVLFFSAAGNPKADVQASNITLDERSRPSFDLLAGEVIKRVRLGLVGKHQVSNALAAIATALALGIPPVKIVEVVNDLHAKSPHRMSIFDTDGVTYIDDSYNANPDSVRAGLDVLERVGEYAPRRIAVLGEMLELGEKSQQLHEQVGQQAFDRNVDLVIAVGEGAGAILTPIRDRLECHQVDSAQAAATLLKELVRPRDVVLLKGSNGTGIWTIADKLAR is encoded by the coding sequence ATGACCTACACAGCGCAATGGATCGCTAACGCGATGGCCGGACGCCTCGAAGGCGAGGACGTCACCATAACCGGCTCCACCGTAACCGATTCGCGCGAAGCGCAACCCGGGAGCCTCTACATCGCCCGCGTTGGCGAACACACGGACGGACACAACTTCATCGACGCAGCCCGCGAACACGGGGCCGTAGCCGCGGTAGTAACCCGGCCGCAAGAACAACTGGCCCTACCGCAAATCGTGGTGGAAGACGCCACCAAAGCACTCGGCATGTTCGCCCGCGCACACCTAAAAGAACTCCGCGAACACGGCACTATCTCCGTGGTGGGAATTACCGGGTCAGTGGGGAAAACCACTACGAAAGACATTACTTCCACAATCTTGAGTACGTTCGGCCCCACCGTGGCGCCCAAAAAATCTTTCAACAACGAAGTGGGAATGCCCCTAACGATCCTCAAAGCAGACGAAACCACACGGTACCTCGTGCTCGAAATGGGAGCATCGGGGCGCGGACACTTGCGGTACCTCACGCAAATCGCCCCACCCGACGTGGCGGTAGAACTCGCGGTTGGCAAAGCCCACCTGGGTGGTTTCGGCGACGTCGAAACCCTGGCGCGAGCAAAAGCGGAACTCGTGGACGGTCTGAAACAAGGTGGGACCGCCGTGCTGAACCTAGACGACAAAAACGTGGCGAACATGGCGGAGCTCACGAGCGGCCCCGTCCTGTTCTTCTCCGCCGCCGGTAACCCCAAAGCGGACGTGCAGGCAAGCAACATCACGCTCGATGAACGCTCGCGCCCCAGCTTCGACCTGCTCGCCGGTGAAGTTATCAAACGCGTCCGCCTCGGGCTGGTGGGCAAACACCAGGTGTCAAACGCACTCGCAGCGATCGCGACCGCGCTCGCGTTAGGTATTCCCCCGGTAAAAATCGTTGAGGTAGTAAACGATCTGCACGCGAAGAGCCCGCACAGAATGTCTATCTTCGACACCGACGGAGTGACGTACATCGATGACTCCTACAACGCCAACCCAGATTCGGTACGCGCCGGGCTCGACGTGCTCGAACGCGTCGGCGAATACGCGCCCCGCCGGATCGCAGTCCTGGGGGAAATGCTCGAACTGGGGGAGAAGTCTCAGCAGCTTCACGAGCAAGTTGGTCAACAAGCATTCGACCGCAACGTGGACCTCGTGATCGCAGTGGGGGAAGGTGCCGGCGCGATCCTCACGCCGATTCGTGACCGCCTCGAGTGTCACCAGGTGGATTCCGCGCAGGCGGCGGCTACGCTATTGAAGGAACTCGTTCGTCCTCGCGACGTGGTGTTACTGAAAGGGTCGAACGGAACGGGCATCTGGACCATCGCGGATAAGCTCGCTCGCTAG
- a CDS encoding Mur ligase family protein codes for MELEQLRPTAVQPKPIDALGGRVIRSGPAITGVTLDSTDVQPGDLFVAVPGAKHHGAEFAKQAFERGAVAVATDARGVELIADLDAGVLQVANPRVFAGDAAAQVYGHPSSKLIMVGITGTNGKTTTTHFVRHALQSQGLATLLLGTVGVSLAGVHVPSARTSLEAPVLHRVLAWALEQGAQAAVMEVSSHALTLHRVQGLRFDTVGFLNLQRDHLDFHHTMEAYFEAKAALFTQQLARRAVICIDDPWGQKLARRCEVPFETVLTQPGSNGTNSGWSVEETRADTSTAGTDVVVSHAGEHVHMHCPLPGDINVQNATVALAAATQVVGESGAATPAPADAAKPAAADAAGTHASAHVAEQVAEAISNTPQVPGRMEVIAHRDEQTPLVIVDFAHTADALTAACRTLDPVTPGHLWLLFGATGERDRGKRPLMAQAAQAAADTIIVTDDDVYGEDPATIRAEVLAGFTGKEGRASHIWEGMERAAAIDYAVTHAKPADTVVIAGRGHETIQTIGTSTIFLDDRERARQALKQRRLGAVASSENMVAHHPV; via the coding sequence GTGGAACTAGAACAGCTGCGACCCACAGCGGTCCAGCCAAAACCGATCGACGCGCTCGGTGGGCGCGTGATCCGCTCTGGCCCAGCCATAACCGGGGTGACCCTAGATTCAACTGATGTGCAGCCCGGTGACCTGTTCGTCGCCGTGCCCGGGGCAAAACACCACGGGGCGGAGTTCGCCAAGCAGGCATTCGAACGCGGCGCGGTGGCGGTGGCAACTGACGCGCGCGGAGTCGAACTGATTGCCGACCTAGACGCGGGCGTACTACAGGTTGCTAACCCCCGCGTTTTTGCTGGCGACGCCGCCGCACAGGTTTACGGGCATCCCTCAAGCAAATTGATAATGGTGGGAATTACGGGAACAAACGGGAAAACTACCACCACGCATTTTGTCCGCCACGCCCTGCAATCCCAAGGGTTGGCGACTCTGCTACTGGGAACCGTGGGAGTGAGCCTAGCGGGCGTGCACGTGCCGTCGGCCCGAACTTCGCTGGAAGCACCCGTCTTGCACCGCGTGTTGGCGTGGGCGTTGGAACAGGGCGCGCAGGCAGCGGTAATGGAAGTGTCATCGCATGCACTTACCCTTCACCGCGTGCAAGGGCTGCGATTCGACACCGTTGGGTTCTTGAATTTGCAGCGCGACCACTTGGATTTCCACCACACCATGGAAGCTTATTTTGAGGCCAAAGCTGCTCTGTTCACACAGCAGCTCGCGCGGCGGGCAGTAATCTGCATCGACGACCCCTGGGGGCAGAAACTAGCGCGCCGCTGCGAAGTGCCGTTCGAAACGGTACTAACGCAGCCGGGCAGCAATGGCACGAACAGTGGGTGGAGCGTGGAGGAAACGCGTGCGGATACCAGCACTGCGGGCACCGATGTGGTTGTCAGCCACGCGGGCGAACACGTCCACATGCACTGCCCCCTACCCGGGGATATTAACGTGCAAAACGCGACTGTCGCACTCGCGGCGGCTACCCAAGTAGTCGGCGAGAGTGGGGCAGCGACGCCAGCACCAGCGGACGCAGCAAAGCCGGCAGCAGCGGACGCAGCGGGTACGCATGCTTCCGCGCATGTTGCCGAGCAAGTGGCGGAAGCAATCAGCAATACCCCGCAGGTACCCGGCCGCATGGAAGTGATCGCGCACCGCGACGAGCAAACCCCACTGGTGATCGTAGATTTCGCGCACACGGCAGACGCGTTAACCGCCGCATGCCGCACCCTTGACCCCGTGACCCCGGGGCACCTATGGCTTCTGTTTGGAGCCACCGGGGAACGCGACCGTGGAAAACGCCCCCTCATGGCCCAAGCTGCGCAAGCAGCCGCAGACACAATAATCGTTACTGACGACGACGTGTACGGAGAAGACCCCGCGACCATCCGCGCCGAAGTGCTCGCCGGCTTCACCGGCAAAGAGGGACGCGCCTCACATATCTGGGAAGGCATGGAACGCGCCGCCGCCATCGACTACGCAGTCACCCACGCCAAACCGGCCGACACGGTCGTGATCGCCGGGCGCGGCCACGAAACCATCCAAACCATCGGCACCAGCACCATATTTCTGGACGACCGCGAACGAGCCCGGCAGGCACTGAAACAACGCCGCTTAGGTGCGGTTGCCTCGAGCGAAAACATGGTGGCCCACCACCCGGTTTAA
- a CDS encoding peptidoglycan D,D-transpeptidase FtsI family protein, which yields MKLRQYVRSKPAPFWILTIFLVGLVAIALQLINLQIVRGPELAAQGQRIRLHTSTLEARRGDIVDASGSPLATSLETYHIAVNQRHVKEAKVLRKDKDGKMQVVGIGPAAVAQQLAPVLGMDEAELGGKLVGESTYQYLKKDVPTETWRAVRKLNLYGIEWEPSYQRVYPNGSTAASVIGSIDAQGEGNSGLELTQDEQLKGKPGMLENEYGPTGEVIPGGKSETKPAVNGKTLHTTLRADLQHSVEEILNKTVEKTGAEWGGVVITEVSSGKVLVLADSGNKEITTKPQTSRIVQSPIEPGSVGKILTFATALEQGKITPLTPIQVPYKYTTADGEEFIDSHEHEQYTRTTTGVLAESSNTGTVQIGQRVTDAERFETFKKMGLGQATDVPLPGESAGILRSPKDWDRRLRYTTMFGQGYSMTQLQQVSMMAAVGNGGVYLPPRLIDGWTDADGSYHPTEASKPRQAIDQKTSQMLTTMLESTLSDEEGTGHWFKVDGYNIAAKTGTAELFTNGSHSGIAGSIVGLVPAQKPSIAVSVVLYRPSTGKFATDTAGPLFHDVVVESVRSLGVPSSSDSPTLYPTKP from the coding sequence CTCCACGCTAGAAGCGCGCCGCGGAGACATTGTGGACGCGTCCGGCTCCCCACTCGCCACATCGCTCGAAACCTACCACATCGCCGTCAACCAACGGCACGTAAAAGAAGCGAAAGTGCTGCGTAAAGATAAGGACGGCAAAATGCAGGTCGTAGGAATCGGGCCGGCAGCAGTCGCGCAGCAGCTAGCACCCGTGCTGGGAATGGATGAGGCCGAACTTGGGGGGAAACTCGTGGGCGAATCGACCTACCAGTACCTCAAGAAAGACGTCCCCACGGAAACGTGGCGGGCAGTGCGCAAACTCAACCTCTACGGCATCGAATGGGAACCATCGTACCAGCGCGTGTACCCAAACGGATCCACTGCCGCATCCGTAATCGGATCCATTGACGCGCAAGGCGAGGGCAACTCCGGGTTAGAACTTACCCAAGATGAGCAGCTCAAAGGTAAACCGGGGATGCTGGAAAACGAGTACGGACCAACCGGGGAAGTAATCCCCGGAGGGAAAAGTGAGACCAAACCCGCGGTGAACGGCAAAACACTGCACACAACCCTAAGAGCGGACTTGCAGCATTCAGTGGAAGAGATCCTCAACAAGACCGTGGAAAAAACCGGAGCCGAATGGGGTGGGGTGGTGATTACCGAGGTGTCGAGCGGGAAAGTGCTGGTACTTGCCGACTCGGGAAATAAAGAAATCACCACTAAACCGCAAACGTCGCGGATTGTGCAATCCCCAATCGAACCCGGGTCAGTGGGGAAGATCCTCACGTTCGCGACCGCGCTGGAGCAAGGGAAAATAACGCCGCTAACTCCAATTCAAGTACCTTACAAGTACACGACGGCCGATGGGGAAGAGTTCATCGACTCGCACGAACACGAACAGTACACGCGCACCACAACCGGGGTGCTTGCGGAATCTTCCAACACCGGTACCGTGCAGATTGGCCAGCGGGTAACTGACGCCGAGCGCTTTGAAACGTTCAAAAAAATGGGATTGGGACAAGCCACCGACGTGCCCCTGCCCGGCGAATCCGCGGGCATTCTACGCAGCCCCAAAGACTGGGACCGGCGCCTGCGCTACACCACCATGTTCGGACAGGGATACTCGATGACACAGCTGCAGCAGGTGTCGATGATGGCCGCGGTCGGCAACGGCGGCGTGTACCTACCGCCACGCCTGATTGACGGGTGGACCGATGCGGATGGTTCGTACCATCCAACCGAAGCGAGTAAGCCGCGCCAAGCGATCGACCAGAAAACCTCGCAGATGCTTACCACCATGTTGGAGTCCACACTGTCGGACGAAGAGGGCACGGGCCACTGGTTCAAAGTAGACGGCTACAACATTGCGGCTAAAACCGGGACTGCGGAACTGTTCACAAACGGCTCCCACTCGGGAATCGCCGGATCTATCGTGGGGCTCGTGCCCGCACAAAAACCCTCAATCGCGGTCTCGGTTGTGCTCTACCGGCCGTCCACCGGTAAGTTCGCAACGGATACGGCTGGCCCACTGTTCCATGATGTAGTCGTAGAATCAGTGCGTAGCCTCGGGGTGCCTTCTTCAAGTGACTCGCCGACGCTCTACCCCACAAAACCGTAG